The genomic DNA AGTTATGGTTGTAGCAGCCGATTTGCAGCGTCTGGCAGCAGTTGAGCAACTTCGTCAAATTACGGCAAAAATAGAAGTTGAACTTTATGAAGACAGCAGCACAAGAAATCCGGTAGAAGTCGTTACTGCCGCGCTAAAAAAAGCAAACAGCGGTATTTATGATGTTGTTCTTATAGATACGGCAGGTCGTTTGGCAATAGATAATGAACTTATGGATGAGCTTGAAGCTGTAAAAAAAGCAGCAAATCCAAGTGAAATTTTTTATGTCGCAGACTCTTTAACCGGTCAAGATGCGGTTAAAACCGCTACAACCTTTAAAGAAAAAATCGGTATAGACGGCGTAATTTTAAGCAAATACGACGGCGATTCAAAAGGCGGTGTTGCACTTGGATTGTCGTCACAAGTGCAGGTTCCTCTTCGTTTTATCGGTAGCGGTGAGAAGATGGAAGATTTGGAAGTTTTCTTACCGGATCGCGTCGTAAATCGTCTTATGGGATTTGGAGACATAGAGGGTTTAGCCGAAAAAACGGCATCCGCAATTGATGAAAAACAGGCAAAAAAGCTTACTTCAAAAATTAAAAAAGGCGAATTTAATTTTAATGACTTTTTAGAGCAGATGGAAAGCATGAAGAAGATGGGCAGCATGAAATCTTTAATGGGTATGATTCCGGGTATGGGAAATATGTCTAAAGCGCTTAAAGATTTTGACCTTGAAAA from Sulfurimonas sp. includes the following:
- the ffh gene encoding signal recognition particle protein gives rise to the protein MFDILTDSFTNAIRKIRFHDDEKALTKALDELKKSLLKADVNHKVVKDLIFKVQIETRKNGIGKDQFLAALRDALHELLEIGGNRGFIFASKPPTVILMTGLQGSGKTTTTGKLALYLKNKQKKVMVVAADLQRLAAVEQLRQITAKIEVELYEDSSTRNPVEVVTAALKKANSGIYDVVLIDTAGRLAIDNELMDELEAVKKAANPSEIFYVADSLTGQDAVKTATTFKEKIGIDGVILSKYDGDSKGGVALGLSSQVQVPLRFIGSGEKMEDLEVFLPDRVVNRLMGFGDIEGLAEKTASAIDEKQAKKLTSKIKKGEFNFNDFLEQMESMKKMGSMKSLMGMIPGMGNMSKALKDFDLENSGELKNIKAMVSSMTMKERENPDLLNNSRKQRIANGCGLSQIEINRMIKQFKNAGKMAKRFSGKNGMKDLQAMMGQMGGAGALRR